The Mixophyes fleayi isolate aMixFle1 unplaced genomic scaffold, aMixFle1.hap1 Scaffold_53, whole genome shotgun sequence genome has a window encoding:
- the LOC142134592 gene encoding protein aurora borealis-like has protein sequence MDGIGTEGVYKENDTQICDIQNGSQHFKAKEFSAFEVNGHRLREPESPESEHLVRKTSHKSHALHSGTWKLSSDPLFNRLNKNARLQSPHKTVDGKPVSHYMQ, from the exons ATGGATGGAATTGGCACAGAGGGGGTTTACAAAGAGAATGATACACAGATTTGTGATATTCAGAATGGATCTCAACATTTCAAGGCAAAG GAGTTTTCAGCATTCGAAGTTAATGGACATAGACTGCGAGAACCCGAGTCTCCAGAATCGGAACATCTGGTTCGGAAAACAAGTCATAAATCCCATGCACTACACTCTGGGACTTGGAAGCTGAGTAGTGACCCTCTATTTAACAGACTAAATAAGAATG CACGGCTCCAGAGCCCACACAAAACAGTCGATGGAAAACCTGTGTCACATTACATGCAATAA